Genomic window (Pseudostreptobacillus hongkongensis):
ATGATTCTAAAATAAGAAGTGATAAAAATCCATTAAGAGTATTAGATTCTAAAGATGAAAATGATCAAAAAATATTATTAAATGCTCCAATGTTGCATGATTTCTTTGATGAAGAAAGTAACAAATATTTTGAAGATTTAAAATATTATTTAGAAAAATTTGAAATAAATTATGTAGTTAATCAGAAACTTGTAAGAGGTTTAGACTATTATTCAGATACAGTATTTGAAGTTAAATCTTCAAAATTAGGAGCACAATCTACTGTTCTTGCTGGGGGAAGATATGATAGATTAACAGAAATATTAGCTGATGTTAAAATACCAGGAATAGGATTTGCTGCAGGTATAGAAAGATTATCTTTACTTATTGATGATGAATTAATTAAAAAAGAGAATAAAAAAATATTTGTTATATATTTTGAAGAAACTAAAGACTATTTTATCAATACACTTAATACTTTAAGAAAACATAATATCAATGTTGAATTTGAATATGCACCTAAAGGATTTGGAACACAAATGAAAAAAGCAAATAAGATAGATGCTAAATATGTATTGATTTTAGGTGAAGATGAAATGAAAAACAATAAGCTATCTATTAAGAATTTTGAAGATGGTAGTCAAGAAATATTAACAATTGATGAAGTTATAGAAAGGATAAAATAATGTATAGAACGCATAAACTTAATGAATTAAGAATTTCAAATGTAGGAAATACCGTTAAAGTATCAGGATGGGTTGATAAAGTACGTGATTTAGGTCATTTTGTATTTATAGATTTAAGAGATAGATATGGTATAACACAAATATTGGTAAATGAAAATTCGCCAAAAGAAGTATTAGAAAAAGCTAAAAAATTAAAAAATGAATATGTAATTGAAGTTAATGGTACAGTATCAGAAAGAAGTAGTAAAAATCCTAATTTAGAAACAGGGGATATAGAAGTTTTAGCTTTAGATATTAACGTTTTATCTGAATCTAAACCATTACCATTTGAAATTTCAGAAAATAATTTAAATGAAAATATTAGATTAACTTATAGATATTTAGATTTAAGAAGAAAAAGAATGTTAAATAATATTAAAAAAAGAAATGATATGCTATTTTCTATAAGAGAATTTATGAATAATGAAGGATTTTTAGATATAGATACTCCTATACTTGGTAAGGCTACTCCTGAAGGTGCGCGTGACTTTATAGTTCCAAGTAGAATACAAAAAGGAGATTTTTATGCTCTTCCTCAATCTCCACAATTATTTAAACAAACATTGATGG
Coding sequences:
- the hisS gene encoding histidine--tRNA ligase, which produces MKFDTLKGMKDTYFDDMAKYEYIINTAKEIFSKYSYDRVMTPILEETSLFKRAVGDETDVVSKEMYTFIDKGDRSVTLRPEGTAGVVRAYLNAGLHKSNPNVKWYYYGPMYRYEAPQKGRYREFHQVGIESLGIRTPLIDAEIIKMACEFLEKLGINDLVVEVNSLGNIDSRFRYIEELKKYLKVNFDGLSNDSKIRSDKNPLRVLDSKDENDQKILLNAPMLHDFFDEESNKYFEDLKYYLEKFEINYVVNQKLVRGLDYYSDTVFEVKSSKLGAQSTVLAGGRYDRLTEILADVKIPGIGFAAGIERLSLLIDDELIKKENKKIFVIYFEETKDYFINTLNTLRKHNINVEFEYAPKGFGTQMKKANKIDAKYVLILGEDEMKNNKLSIKNFEDGSQEILTIDEVIERIK